Part of the Bubalus bubalis isolate 160015118507 breed Murrah chromosome 9, NDDB_SH_1, whole genome shotgun sequence genome is shown below.
ATTGCACAGATAGGCCATTGAGACCTAGAGACCAAGCATCGGGTGACTTGGCCCAGCATCCCACACCATGTCAGATGTGGGAGTGGGGCTGAACCTTGGATTGCCTGCAAGGTCTATGTCCTTGAAGATGATGTGACCTCTGTGATGCTCAAACCTCGGGGCCGCCCTGGTGTCTCCCCAAAACCTTATCTTGGGAACACCCAGGACCTCTAGGCTTAGACCCAGCCTGAAGTCCAGAGCAGTGGGTGGTAATGAGCAGGGGATGGTGCTATCAGCGACCAGCATCTCGCTGACCCAGGTTGGCAGGCGGCACGGGGCCTGAGGCTCCACTGTATTCAAGAAAGGAGACAAGCCTCCAGGTTCTGGCTAAGACTCCCTCTCTGGGTGGGTGGGTAAGGCTTCTAGAAGTCCACTTCATGTCTCTTATGCCCTTTAGGGGAGCTTCTGTTCCTTTGCAAGACACTGTAGCCTAGAGGTTTTAGACGCTTTGGAGTGGGTCTCTGAGGCTCTGCCACTGACTAGTTTCAAGGCTTTGGGAAAGTGAATTGATCTCTCTGGGTTTCCCATTTGTAAAGcagtgctcatttgctcagtcactcagtcgtgtctgactctttgtgacccagtggactgaagcctgccaggctcctctgtccatgggattctctagacaaaaatactggaatgggttgctatgccctcctccaggggatcttcccaactcagggatcgaacctgcatctcttgcctctcctgcattgtcaggcagattctttatcactagtgccacctgggaagccccccatttGTAAAGCAAAGATGACGATTATTCTGACTTCATGTGACAGAGCTGGAACGTGAACCACAGCCTAGTCCAGAGTCAGTCCAAGCTGCAGCCACAGCACTGACCTGTCTGTCTGTGTTTTCTCTCTGCAGCATCAACAGCCCCATGGCCCCGGCTGGCTACTGAGCCCCACCATGGGCGGCGTGTACTCAGAGTACCTAAGCTCCAGCAAGGTCAGGGAACACTATAATTACACCAAGGAGAGTCCCGACACGAAGGATACGCCCTCCCGTCAGGTGGCCTCAGCCCTCATCATCCTCCTGTGTTGTGCCATCGTAGTAGAGAACCTGCTGGTGCTCATCGCAGTTGCCCGAAACAGCAAGTTCCACTCGGCCATGTATCTGTTCCTGGGCAACCTAGCAGCATCAGACCTGCTGGCGGGCGTGGCCTTCATAGCCAATACCTTGCTCTCGGGTTCAGTCACACTGGGGCTGACACCTGTGCAGTGGTTCGCCCGCGAGGGCTCTGCCTTCATCACGCTCTCCGCCTCCGTCTTCAGCCTCCTGGCCATCGCCATTGAGCGGCACGTGGCCATTGCCAAGGTCAAGCTCTACGGCAGCGACAAGAGCTGCCGCATGCTGCTGCTCATCGCGGCCTCGTGGCTCATCTCGCTGGTCCTTGGCGGCCTGCCCATCCTCGGCTGGAACTGCCTGGGCCACCTGGAGGCCTGCTCCACCGTTCTGCCGCTCTACGCCAAGCCCTACGTGCTCTGCGTGGTGACCATCTTCTCGGTCATCCTGTTGGCCATCGTAGCTCTGTACATCCGCATCTACTGTGTGGTCCGCTCCAGCCAGGCCGATGTGGCTGCCCCACAGACGCTCGCCCTGCTCAAGACGGTCACCATCGTGCTGGGTGTCTTTATCTTCTGCTGGTTGCCCGCCTTTAGCATCCTCCTCTTGGACTATGCCTGTCCGGTCCGCACCTGCCCTATGCTCTACCAGGCCCACTACTTTTTTGCCTTCGCCACCCTCAACTCGCTGCTCAACCCGGTCATCTACACGTGGCGCAGCCGGGACCTGCGGCGGGAGGTGTTACGGCCGCTGCAGTGCTGGGGGCAGGCGGCAGGGATGCAAGGGCGGCGGGACAGAACCCCGGGCCACCACCTCCTACCCCTTCGCAGCTccagttccctggagaagggcatgcacGTGCCCACGTCACCCACATTTCTGGAGGGCAACACAATTGTGTGAGGGGCAAGTGGGCTGACAGCCAGGCCACCTTGGCAGAGAGTTCCGTGGAGAAGCTCCGGGGACCCGGGACAGAAATGGGGCCGAGGGGGGCAGGGGTTGCCAAGTAAGATGCCCCCATTTCACAGACCCGGGTGATGCTGAAGATTTTTCATGCTTGGGATGGTCGACTGAGGCTTTGACCAGTCAGATggcacagcagcag
Proteins encoded:
- the S1PR2 gene encoding sphingosine 1-phosphate receptor 2; this encodes MGGVYSEYLSSSKVREHYNYTKESPDTKDTPSRQVASALIILLCCAIVVENLLVLIAVARNSKFHSAMYLFLGNLAASDLLAGVAFIANTLLSGSVTLGLTPVQWFAREGSAFITLSASVFSLLAIAIERHVAIAKVKLYGSDKSCRMLLLIAASWLISLVLGGLPILGWNCLGHLEACSTVLPLYAKPYVLCVVTIFSVILLAIVALYIRIYCVVRSSQADVAAPQTLALLKTVTIVLGVFIFCWLPAFSILLLDYACPVRTCPMLYQAHYFFAFATLNSLLNPVIYTWRSRDLRREVLRPLQCWGQAAGMQGRRDRTPGHHLLPLRSSSSLEKGMHVPTSPTFLEGNTIV